CATCAGTGGCTAGTACGACAAACTGGTCTTTGCTGGTTATGTTCCTGTGTGTTACTTCAGGCACTGAAATAAGACCATACTCTTTGACGCAGTAGTCACCAAAAGCCCTTGACATGGCAAGTCCTGGTGACTCCTCATCCGGTAACCACACCCTGTACACCCCAGGCTCGTCTTCCAAGCAGAAAACTCGTCCTTTGCACTCCTCTATTCTCTCCGCTTCCTCTGCAACAGTTCCATGTAACcacatttttttactttacacAAAAATTACTCATTCTAGACCAGAAACACACTTACGAGGTAAACTCGGCTTGAAATCTACTGTCAACTGAACTGCTACCAAACTTCCATCATCCGATGCTGTGGCTAAAACGGCACGAGAGTCACCAACGTTTGCAATCACAATTAATTCACCCTGCCCATCACAGATCAGGATAATGTTCTGTGAGTGAGGTCACTAGATTCAAGTTGCAAATTAACTTGGCAGCTTATTGGGGGTGAaattctaattctaattaaacAACGAAACCAATATCATTTGAGTTGCTTTGTTTAAGCTTGGTTCATTCCGACAAGCTTTTTGTATTATCTTTACCTGTCTAACAATGGACAGAGCAGTTGTTCCGCTGAAAAATGAATCTATCTTGCGATTCTGCTTTAGTTCTCGATCAATGGCAGCACAGGTCTTCAAGTAAGAGTGCTTCCATATATTGAACCGGTGTTGCTTTTTCTCTGCCGTAATATCAACATCAACATCTGGATCAAGTGAAGTTTGGGAAAGTGTCTCCTGCCAGTTGCATAGCAAAGATGGTGGCATTGACTCTCTTACTCTCTTGGCCACAAAGTGACCCCATGGCCCGTGCCCGTCAAAAATCCCACAGAAAATCATGTCCTCTTGGCACCCAAATTCCTATAaccaacatcaacaaaaatCTCGAATAGTAAATACCcattaagaaaagaatataCTGGTAACACAAGGAGGGAAATATTCGACACTGCTACATACTTCCCAAACTACGCAGCAATCCTGATTGActcctttctttccttttttggAGAAAAGCGAGGCAAAGTTGTTTGAACCGTCAACATTAATGGTGCCGGAGCTATGCAACatgaagtgattttttttagcTTCCTTTGCCATTGTTTCCGCAGCTTCTCTTCCGTTGCATCCATCAGAACTCCCACTTCTCTTCGTTGCAAAGGACTTTGCCAACCTATTGAACGCAGATGAAAAGTGCCCCATCAACACTTTAGTATGATTCCACCGCTGCTACACGCTGCTTACTTATGCCTCTTTTATTCCCTTGATGTATACAGTGCAGAACTGGGAAgtgaaaaattatatcaattaagCATGAGTCGCAGGTATGAAAACTTTCGAACAGTTTCGTTTTGTTTTCTCagtattttattctttccttaaTGATTACCAGAAGAGTGAAACAATGGTGTGTACTGTGATGAGAGATCCTGGGAGatgttataatgaaacaaaAGACAATTTTTGTGTTAGAAAGAATAAGACTGAGGATTCATTCAGAAAAGGGCTAAATCTTTGAAGAGCTTAACGAAAAAAACCTATTCCAACATTGCACGTGGAATTCTCTATGTGGAATGGAAAAATCAAGGACTACCAAAACTGGAGCCCAGCAAATCTGAATCATGCAATGCGGCCAAGTTTGATTAGCTACAAGAAAAGAAATCCGATACGCCTATATAATTTTCCTTACCAGGCTCAAAAAATCTAAAGCGTGGGCCATAGTTTCTTCTTCCAGTAAGGATATATACCAAAAGTAGGAGAAAATTCAGAGCATACAAAAGTCTGGATAACAGGATTCAACTGCTCAAGAGTCATTTGTTTATTCGTAACTGAATTGGGACCCCAAAAAGTATCATTTTTCGCCTTGCTTTTTCTTAGATTGGATGATTCATCTCATGTAAAAGAAACCTATTTTATTGGTATGCCCAGAATAAAATAAGAGGTTGTGCATACAGAACCTGAGGAAAACTGAACTTTTTCATGAAGGATATCCCAAAAAGCTTATAGAAGCAGCAACTATTTTAGCAACCATTTTCCCACCTTTCAAAATGATAATGAAACCAAAATCGAAGAAACAAATGTCAGGAGTAGAAAATTTTAACCTCCCAATCCACCCAAAAAGCCAGAACAACATcataagagaaaaacaaaaacagatgGTGAAGTCCCTGATCCAATTGTGATGTctcattttgtttcatttgatcTGAAATGGagtgaagagaagaaaacaaagtgTTTGAAGATTGAAAAAGGAATGGATACAAAACCTTGGAGTTTTTGGTAGAGAGATTGAGGAAGAAGGAACTAGAAAGAGCGTAGCAGGAGTTGTTGTGGTCTGAAGAACAGGACGGAATTCCGACAAAGCCAGCTGAGACTTCGAGAAAGCAAAGGCGT
This genomic interval from Vigna radiata var. radiata cultivar VC1973A chromosome 8, Vradiata_ver6, whole genome shotgun sequence contains the following:
- the LOC106769760 gene encoding probable protein phosphatase 2C 34; its protein translation is MGHFSSAFNRLAKSFATKRSGSSDGCNGREAAETMAKEAKKNHFMLHSSGTINVDGSNNFASLFSKKGKKGVNQDCCVVWEEFGCQEDMIFCGIFDGHGPWGHFVAKRVRESMPPSLLCNWQETLSQTSLDPDVDVDITAEKKQHRFNIWKHSYLKTCAAIDRELKQNRKIDSFFSGTTALSIVRQGELIVIANVGDSRAVLATASDDGSLVAVQLTVDFKPSLPQEAERIEECKGRVFCLEDEPGVYRVWLPDEESPGLAMSRAFGDYCVKEYGLISVPEVTHRNITSKDQFVVLATDGVWDVISNQEAVDIVCSTEDRTECAKHLVECAMRAWKRKRRGIAMDDISAICLFFHSSPSLHEVHATLE